From the genome of Populus alba chromosome 10, ASM523922v2, whole genome shotgun sequence, one region includes:
- the LOC118061585 gene encoding cytochrome P450 CYP749A22, translating into MMKKREEEATSGQLDGYGNDFFGLLLKAYHDPDNSENISVDDLIDECKTIYVAGQETTTSLLSWTVLLLAICPDWQDKVRKEVLELIGQQNPSPDSMTKLKIMSMVINESLRLYAPFNYLARKVDKEVRLGNLILPANMEIYMSTLAHHYNPEIWGEDVHLFKPERFAEGVAKATNKSIAAFFPFGMGPRTCLGFNYAIIEGKIALSMILQRYRFTLSPTYVHRLVHLLTVCPKRGIQVILQPL; encoded by the exons ATgatgaagaaaagagaggaagaggCAACGTCTGGACAACTGGATGGCTATGGGAATGATTTCTTTGGACTGCTTTTAAAGGCCTATCATGATCCAGACAATAGCGAGAACATATCAGTGGATGACCTAATTGATGAGTGCAAGACCATTTATGTTGCTGGACAGGAAACAACAACAAGCTTGCTCTCTTGGACTGTTCTTCTTCTAGCCATTTGCCCAGATTGGCAAGACAAGGTACGGAAGGAGGTGCTTGAGCTAATTGGCCAACAGAATCCAAGTCCAGATAGcatgacaaaattgaaaatt ATGAGCATGGTTATCAATGAATCTCTACGGCTATATGCTCCTTTTAATTACTTGGCAAGGAAAGTCGACAAGGAAGTTAGACTGGGGAACTTAATCCTCCCAGCTAACATGGAAATCTACATGTCGACTCTAGCCCATCACTATAATCCTGAAATATGGGGAGAAGATGTTCATCTTTTCAAACCAGAAAGATTTGCAGAGGGAGTGGCTAAAGCTACAAACAAGAGTATTGCtgcattttttccatttggtaTGGGGCCTCGAACTTGTTTGGGCTTCAACTATGCCATTATAGAAGGAAAGATTGCACTCTCCATGATCCTGCAGCGTTACAGGTTCACTCTTTCGCCAACTTATGTCCATCGCCTAGTTCATCTTCTCACAGTGTGTCCAAAGCGTGGTATTCAAGTCATTCTCCAGCCATTATAA
- the LOC118061584 gene encoding uncharacterized protein, with protein MEGDAVTDFQDWELLANSDSDSVLAESPNSVANSSRSFHEIEADTEGMFRSDYFSLENDSRHVKAALDASEEGSVESDNPSWIDPGSETRFQRRNSGESWPDSGSDRSDDRKSSDFDVKNELGFVENERTGVGFQGIGEIEAKEGKLESLERKASNFQGKSEVGLVENLKDQVGLEGFGEQSKDKELIKFWSNSDGDNLVFGGLGKDQAGSGILGESEGGNVSKEVSLGVVAARDTKPGDEGEKRKVVVWWKVPFEVLRYCVFRLNPVWSVSMAAAVMGFVILGRRLYKMKRKTKSLQLKVTVDDKKVSQFMSRATRLNEAFSVVRRVPIVRPLLPAAGVNPWPVMSLR; from the exons ATGGAAGGGGATGCTGTTACTGACTTTCAAGACTGGGAACTACTAGCCAACTCCGACTCGGACTCGGTCCTGGCTGAATCACCCAACTCGGTGGCCAATTCTTCGAGGAGTTTTCATGAGATTGAGGCTGATACAGAAGGTATGTTCAGGTCAGATTACTTTTCTCTTGAAAATGATAGTAGACATGTTAAAGCTGCTCTTGATGCTAGTGAAGAAGGTTCCGTTGAGTCGGATAATCCGAGTTGGATCGATCCCGGCTCAGAAACTCGGTTCCAGAGGAGGAATTCTGGTGAGTCATGGCCTGATTCGGGTAGTGATCGATCTGATGATCGCAAATCAAGTGACTTTGATGTGAAAAATGAATTGGGTTTTGTGGAAAATGAAAGGACTGGCGTGGGATTTCAAGGGATTGGAGAAATTGAGGCTAAAGAAGGGAAGCTTGAGTCACTCGAGCGTAAAGCTAGCAACTTTCAAGGGAAAAGCGAAGTGGGTCTTGTAGAGAACTTGAAAGATCAAGTGGGTTTGGAAGGATTCGGGGAACAAAGTAAGGATAAGGAATTGATTAAGTTCTGGTCTAATTCTGACGGTGATAATTTGGTTTTTGGTGGTCTTGGGAAGGATCAAGCTGGGTCTGGGATTCTGGGTGAATCTGAAGGTGGAAATGTGTCCAAAGAGGTGAGTTTGGGTGTTGTTGCGGCCAGAGATACAAAGCCTGGTGATGAGGGGGAGAAGAGGAAGGTGGTGGTGTGGTGGAAGGTTCCTTTTGAGGTGTTGAGGTATTGTGTTTTCAGGTTGAATCCTGTTTGGTCTGTCTCTATGGCTGCCGCTGTGATGGGATTTGTTATCTTGGGACGGAGATTGTATAAGATGAAGCGCAAGACAAAGAGCTTGCAGCTCAAGGTTACAGTGGATGACAAG AAGGTATCACAGTTCATGAGTCGTGCTACACGTCTGAACGAAGCATTTTCCGTTGTGAGAAGGGTCCCCATTGTTCGGCCCCTATTGCCAGCAGCTGGGGTGAATCCATGGCCTGTTATGAGTTTGAGATAG